agtagatgaggaaaactaggactcaatgtactcagcgcgtccgccattgtttgtttacattgcgtgactggtgggctgtaatttcaggaatggatttattgcgttctgtaaaaaaaggtggagtggcgtttatcgcattttgggaaaaaagggagaaaagatgacagaataacacggcggatattggattttgcgtaaaattaagaatttacttttaactactgatctgatataatactgattttggcagtaactcattttttcaaaaatggcgtttatcgcgttttggaaccaaaaaattatatatataattttttttatattataaaagcTCTTATATTTAGATGCTCTCATATTTAGATTCAGTAATTTCTCATTTTTCAATGTTTCcctgcaaaaccctttaagtgcatgcatataactttgattaacttttatatatatacatcctGTGTAtgtatacatgcatacatatttaaacacacacacacacacacatttcagaCTGAATACTTAAACCCTGGCAATAATCACTTTCACAGTGAAATATGGAGGTTGGGATGTGTCCTCTACGAGCTGTGCATGCTAAAGAGTCCGGTGAGATTTTACTTTTATCAGATTGAAGCTGAGTTAACAAATTTAAAGCTAATGTTCTAAAACATACTGTACAAATACCAATGCAGTAGTGAGTAAAAATGATCCATTTTAGACAtacatgtcaactaactctCAATAATTTTCATCTACATGTCACCACGGCACCTCCTGGTGAATATTTCACTCGAAAACATTATAGCAACTAACATTTTAGTATGTAGTGTTTTGTTTGAACCTATTGAtaaataaaagattttattGATTATCTAATTTTTGTCCCCAATTAGTTTCCTGGAATACTTTCAGTTGAGAATGTCCAAAAGATACTCACATCCTCCTATGAAGCTCTTCCTCTGACCTTCTCCGAGGAACTTCGTCAGCTGGTAAACGACACACTTCAGGCCAATCCAGCGAGCCGTCCGTCTGTCAGCGAGATCTTGACCAGACCTTTTATCATTGATTATCTTTGTGAAAAGGTAAGCTACTTTAtcaaatatatattcatatggcactagtttttaaacaaaatgataAAGAGCACTGAAGAAATGTGTCTCTTTTTTTCAGAACAAGCTAACTATTAAGAACCTTTATAGGACACTAGAGGAACTGAGAACCCTGGCTGATGGTTTGGAAAGAGTCCATTTCAACACAACTGTAGGTAGTCTCACAGGAGGTGTAGTGGGATTGGCTGGAGGAATCACATCTGTGGTGGGACTTATTCTCTCACCGTTCACTTTCGGAGCATCTCTGATAGTAACAGGAGTGGGAATCGGCACGGCGGTAGCTGGAGGAATAACAGCTGGTGCCAGCAACATAACAAACATGGTTAACCAACGCACAAACCGGCAAAAGATCAAAATGCTCATAAAAGAGTTCCAAGAAAAAATTACCTCCACAGTTTGCTCCATTCAAAACATCCAAATAGCCGTGGAAACTTTAGATAGACAGTTTTCCACAGACGATGGTGCATTTTCTAACGCACAATCTGGGGCAAAGGCTGGAGCTCGACTTGGACGAGGACTGGGAGGAATTCCGGAGATGCTCCGTCTAATTGAAGTTGTAAATTTTGGAAAGATTGCAGCTCAGGCCGCAAGAGCCATTCGTGTGGCTGAAGCAGCTACAGGAATTTTGTCTGCACTTTTTGTAGCTGTTGATATTTTCTTTGTGTTTCTGGACTCGAGAGAAATCCACAACATCCGCCAAGATTATGCTTTAAGAGCGAGTCGACGAGAATCAGGATCCACCAGCAACCAAAGCAGCGAGTTGTCTGACCAGACATCAATTAACAGTGACACAACAGATCTACTGCCTTCAGATACTCAACAAGCAGAACAGCTGAAGTCCGAGACCATGAAATTCGTGACGAAAATAAAGGAGACGACAGAGGAGCTTCAGGAGATTCTAGATACACTGCAAGACGCAATTCACCCAGTGTCTGAGATGCCTGATAACTAGAAATTGCAGTGTGTtctttattcatatatttattagtCTTACCAAAGGTTAGGCATCAGTTTATTCTGGGTTTCATGATAAAATATCTAAATCAGTATTGCTAATCTCAATAATGATCAAAGAAAATGTTGAGAAGCAATAAAGGAAGCATTGTAGCTTGCTGTACTCTCAATTAATCACATTAAGAATTGGACTTCTTGCCTTTATTTCCTTatatattttggaaatataaagCATAAGCATCTTTACCTGTTTTTCTGTATGCGAGTGGCTGCTTAATGTAATTTTCTTTCTCTTGtacttaaataaatgtatcgCTACAAAGCAAACATTTGTATTTTCTTTTGATTCAATTTACTACATTTTACCAGGTCTATTTTACATTTAGTGCCTAGTTCgttatttgtttttatcattCCATAAATGTATCCCCTCTGCCTGTCTCGTGCTAAAAATATGGTTACGTAGCAGTTTAGCCAGTTGCTGTGAACATGtgaacattaaaggggacatttcacaagacttttttaagatgtctaataagtctttggtgtccccggagtgtgaagttttagctcaaaacaacatatagataatttattatagcattttaaaattgacactttgtgtAGGtgagtgtcgt
This is a stretch of genomic DNA from Misgurnus anguillicaudatus chromosome 7, ASM2758022v2, whole genome shotgun sequence. It encodes these proteins:
- the LOC141365353 gene encoding uncharacterized protein, which gives rise to MGTNLSALKEHGYTLVSEEKNKILVKNEGGDQFVIKKLRANQDELLFLLHLSHPHIVRHEEFITDSDCLYLVMEHCEGGDLAQKISNKKEGTVKFSENEILEWIVNTCMALKHLHDQQLLHKNLQPESILFTTFGTIRLGEFEAIRQRSTEEQTAENKPSYVPPEILKGEPYEEKTEIWRLGCVLYELCMLKSPFPGILSVENVQKILTSSYEALPLTFSEELRQLVNDTLQANPASRPSVSEILTRPFIIDYLCEKNKLTIKNLYRTLEELRTLADGLERVHFNTTVGSLTGGVVGLAGGITSVVGLILSPFTFGASLIVTGVGIGTAVAGGITAGASNITNMVNQRTNRQKIKMLIKEFQEKITSTVCSIQNIQIAVETLDRQFSTDDGAFSNAQSGAKAGARLGRGLGGIPEMLRLIEVVNFGKIAAQAARAIRVAEAATGILSALFVAVDIFFVFLDSREIHNIRQDYALRASRRESGSTSNQSSELSDQTSINSDTTDLLPSDTQQAEQLKSETMKFVTKIKETTEELQEILDTLQDAIHPVSEMPDN